The Rothia sp. SD9660Na DNA segment CCCGGCGGGCTTTCATCGAACCTATCCGCAGGCCCGGCGGTCACATCGTAGCAAGCGCCCTCGAAAAAGCAACCGTAGCCTCGCAGGGCTACCCCTACTTCATTCAGCAGTACGGGCAGGCTATCTGGAACTCTGCTGCCCAACAGACCATTACCGACGACGATGTGCTTGCTGGCCTTGCTGTAGGGCGAAGCGAACTAGATAGCGGTTTTTACCTCACCCGCTGGCAGCGGACCACCGATGCAGAACAGGACTACCTGGTTGCTATGGCCCGCGTGATGAAAGGTCAGGCCGCCCGCACCGGAGAAATCGCAGAGACCCTGGATAAGACAGCTAACGGAACCAGCGTGGTGCGTAAATCCCTCATCGAAAAAGGCCTGGTGTACTCGCCGGGTGTAGGCCAGCTGGCCTTTACAGTGCCAGGAATGCAGGACTTCGTGCTGAGACAGGCGGGGCAGGTATAGGCCGCCAGCCGGCGTCCGCCCCTTTCACTCACCGCAAAAGCTCAGGTCATATCTAGCGGCTGCCCACCTGCCCGTGCGAGAATAGGGGCATGACTGCAACTGCAAAAGCAACTATTCACACCAACCACGGTGACATCGTCGTTAACCTCTTCGGTAACCACGCACCGCTGACCGTCAAGAACTTCATCGGCCTGTCAGATGGCACCCAGGAATGGCGCCACCCCCGCACCGGCGAAGTGCAGGAAGGCCCCCTTTACAAGGATGTCATCTTCCACCGCATTATCCGCGACTTCATGATCCAGGGTGGCGACCCCCTCGGTCAGGGTATTGGCGGCCCCGGCTACCAGTTCAAGGACGAAATCCACCCCGAACTGAGCTTCAACAAGCCCTACCTGCTGGCTATGGCTAACGCAGGCCCCGGCACCAACGGCTCCCAGTTCTTCATCACCACCGTTGAGACCCCCTGGCTCAACGGCCGCCACACCATCTTCGGTGAGGTCGCAGATGAGGACTCCAAGAAGGTCGTTGACGCCATCGAAGGTGTAGCAACCGGCGCTATGGACCGCCCCGTCGAGGACGTCGTTATCTCCTCCATCGACATTGAGCAGCTCTAAGCTTTAGAAGCTACTGAGGTAAAGGCCCGCCCGCCCTGGGTGGGCCTTTGCTCTACCCCCAGAAAATTTTCGTGAGCGGCTAACGCCGCAGGTGAAAGGACGAGCCCGTGAGCGAGCAGGTCGGTAGGTACGGCTATTCCAGTGATGAGACTCCGGTGTGCCCTCGCCACCCTGACCAGGTGACCTATGTGCGGTGCGGACGCTGCGGGCGGCTAGCCTGCGGGCAGTGCCAGGTGCCGCTTGAGGTGGGCATGATGTGTGTGGACTGCCTGGCAGAATCGCAGCGTTCAGCCCCGCGGGTTCGCTACGCTAAAGCCCGCCCCACTACTACATATGCCATTATTGGTATAAATGTTATGGTGTTGATTCTGCAGTTTATCTTCCCGCAGGTCACAGTATTCGGTATCTACAACCCCCTCTACGTGGAGTACACGGGACAGTGGTACCGCATGCTGACCTCGGGCTTCTTACATTCCCCTGATAACATCAGCCACCTGCTGCTTAACATGTTCACCCTCTACCTCTTCGGGCAGGCCCTGGAGCCTCTGATGGGGAAGAGGAAGTTCCTTGCAACCTACCTGCTCTCAATCATTGGCGGGTCTGTGGCCGTGCACTTGCTGGCCTCTGTGCTGGGCGGTATGGAGGTGAGTACCCTGGGGGCATCTGGCGGCGTCTTTGGCCTCTTTGGAGCTTTCTTCGCTCTCTCCCGGGCCCGCCAGCAGAGCACCAGTAGCATCGTGATTCTGGTGGCGATCAACTTCGCTTTCGGCTTCTTCATGCCGGGTATCTCTTGGGAAGCCCACCTCGGCGGCCTGGTGACCGGCGCCCTGGTTGCTGCTGTTCTTGACCGGCTGCCAAGTTACCCGCGTAGGCCATAAAACAGTGCAAAAAGAGTGAGGGCCCACCGTTACGGTGGGCCCTCACTCTTTGTCCACAGGACTTATCCACAGCTGTTAATAACTACAAGGGTGTAATTCCACAGATGTTAAAAACCTGTGTACGGCACCAAAAAGCTTTAACAGCCGCCTGTAATTACACGGGTGTAAGAGATTTCCCCAGTTTTATCCCCACCTGTGGATAACTCCTATCCGCAGGGTGTAGAAAACATGTAATTTCAAAAAACTACCCGACAGGTACTACTTCACCCGTAAGGGCATCAACTTTAACCGACCCCAGGTCGTTGCCGCGGGCGTCCTCAAAATCAACCTCCCACATCAGGGCACCGTTCTGGTCATCAATATCAAGGTCGGTGGCAACCTGGCCGCCGCGC contains these protein-coding regions:
- a CDS encoding peptidylprolyl isomerase, translated to MTATAKATIHTNHGDIVVNLFGNHAPLTVKNFIGLSDGTQEWRHPRTGEVQEGPLYKDVIFHRIIRDFMIQGGDPLGQGIGGPGYQFKDEIHPELSFNKPYLLAMANAGPGTNGSQFFITTVETPWLNGRHTIFGEVADEDSKKVVDAIEGVATGAMDRPVEDVVISSIDIEQL
- a CDS encoding rhomboid family intramembrane serine protease yields the protein MSEQVGRYGYSSDETPVCPRHPDQVTYVRCGRCGRLACGQCQVPLEVGMMCVDCLAESQRSAPRVRYAKARPTTTYAIIGINVMVLILQFIFPQVTVFGIYNPLYVEYTGQWYRMLTSGFLHSPDNISHLLLNMFTLYLFGQALEPLMGKRKFLATYLLSIIGGSVAVHLLASVLGGMEVSTLGASGGVFGLFGAFFALSRARQQSTSSIVILVAINFAFGFFMPGISWEAHLGGLVTGALVAAVLDRLPSYPRRP